A stretch of Salarias fasciatus chromosome 23, fSalaFa1.1, whole genome shotgun sequence DNA encodes these proteins:
- the ccl44 gene encoding chemokine (C-C motif) ligand 44, whose amino-acid sequence MFMLQMLTVISLTIIFLASVEAKGVQMQRDVQCCMLYSQGKVRTKDVLRFEVQTEGPDCSIQAIILYTKKAVKCADPKDRKVKRLLRKLLQRQRTKAHRTMWLLPHDNLPVMSEDKKDNWAVLNVE is encoded by the exons ATGTTCATGCTGCAGATGTTGACTGTTATTTCTCTGACTATTATCTTCTTGGCATCTGTGGAAG CCAAAGGCGTGCAGATGCAACGGGATGTCCAGTGCTGCATGTTGTACTCCCAGGGCAAGGTGCGCACCAAAGACGTGTTGCGGTTTGAGGTGCAGACAGAGGGGCCCGACTGCAGTATACAAGCCATCAT TCTTTACACAAAGAAGGCAGTGAAATGTGCGGACCCCAAAGACCGAAAGGTGAAGAGGTTGTTGCGGAAGCTTCTCCAGAGACAGAGAACTAAGGCTCACCGAACCATGTGGCTCCTCCCTCATGACAACTTACCCGTCATGTCAGAG GACAAGAAAGACAACTGGGCAGTTCTCAATGTGGAGTGA
- the slc1a6 gene encoding excitatory amino acid transporter 4 isoform X1, whose amino-acid sequence MSVSHETCLLDQVLDLIMNEKPPTSTSLFLNEDTDKLPAADRGDLRRRIRRAMEKKASSMKERISHISSSSVKGFFKRNLFVLFTVAAVALGVILGFALRPHNLSLREIKYFSFPGELLMRMLQMLVLPLIISSLVTGISSLDSKASGKMGVRAVVYYMVTTLIAVFIGIVIVMIIQPGKGSRDSPVDKSGNIEPVQAADAFLDLIRNMFPPNLVEACFKQYKTMYKKTVHTRNVTVTLNLTDSFNVSESILNVNLSRVLHTIQETVEETVPVSGSSGGVNALGLVVFSMCFGLVIGNMKQQGQALRDFFDCLNEAIMRLVAIIIWYAPVGIMFLIAGKIVEMKNLAEVGGQLGMYTVSVIVGLLIHGLFVLPLLYFLVTRRNPYIFIAGLLQALITALGTSSSSATLPITFRCLEENNHVDKRVTRFVLPVGATINMDGTALYEAVAAIFIAQVNDMDLNFGQILTISITATAASIGAAGIPQAGLVTMVIVLTSVGLPTEDITLIIAVDWFLDRLRTTTNVLGDSLGAGIVEHLSLGELHSQNTEMHNSVIEESEKPYQLICQDNDTLNHINSETTM is encoded by the exons ATGAGTG TTTCTCACGAGACCTGCCTCCTGGACCAAGTACTGGATCTTATTATGAATGAGAAGCCTCCCACCAGCACTAGTCTTTTCCTAAACGAGGACACGGACAAACTgcctgctgcagacagaggagACCTGAGGAGGCGAATTCGAAGGGCTATGGAGAAAAAAGccagcagcatgaaggagaggATTAGCCACATCAGCTCGAGCAGCGTCAAAGGTTTTTTCAAGAgaaacctgtttgttttgttcactGTTGCTGCTGTGGCTCTGG GTGTCATCCTGGGCTTTGCTCTACGCCCCCACAACCTGTCCCTGAGGGAGATCAAGTACTTTTCCTTTCCCGGGGAGCTCCTAATGAGGATGCTGCAGATGCTGGTGCTGCCTCTCATCATCTCTAGTCTGGTCACAG GTATTTCCTCTTTGGACAGTAAAGCTTCGGGTAAGATGGGTGTTCGTGCTGTGGTCTACTACATGGTGACTACCCTGATCGCTGTGTTCATCGGCATCGTGATCGTCATGATCATCCAGCCGGGAAAAGGAAGCAGAGACAGTCCGGTTGACAAAAGTGGAAACATTGAACCTGTTCAGGCTGCTGATGCTTTTCTGGATCTTATCAG gaACATGTTTCCACCCAATCTGGTAGAAGCCTGTTTCAAACAG tATAAAACCATGTACAAGAAGACTGTTCACACGAGGAACGTGACAGTGACGCTAAACCTCACCGACTCTTTCAATGTGAGCGAGTCCATCCTGAACGTGAACCTCAGCAGGGTGCTGCACACTATACAG GAGACGGTGGAGGAGACAGTTCCTGTGTCGGGCTCCTCTGGTGGAGTCAACGCTCTGGGTCTGGTGGTGTTTTCCATGTGCTTTGGTCTGGTCATCGGCAACATGAAGCAGCAGGGCCAGGCTCTGAGGGACTTCTTCGACTGCCTGAATGAAGCCATCATGCGACTGGTGGCCATCATCATCTG GTATGCTCCAGTGGGCATCATGTTCCTGATTGCAGGGAAGATTGTGGAGATGAAGAATCTTGCTGAAGTCGGAGGTCAGCTGGGGATGTACACCGTTTCGGTCATAGTGGGCCTCCTCATCCATGGACTTTTTGTCCTGCCACTGCTCTACTTCCTGGTGACCAGGAGGAACCCCTATATTTTTATTGCCGGGCTGCTGCAGGCACTCATCACTGCTCTGGGGACGTCCTCTAG CTCGGCCACTCTGCCCATCACCTTTCGCTGTCTTGAAGAAAACAATCATGTGGATAAGCGAGTGACACGCTTCGTCTTGCCAGTGGGCGCCACTATTAACATGGACGGCACCGCGCTGTACGAGGCGGTGGCAGCCATCTTTATTGCTCAAGTCAATGATATGGACCTCAACTTTGGCCAGATTCTCACCATCag TATCACAGCAACTGCTGCCAGCATCGGAGCAGCAGGCATCCCTCAGGCTGGCCTGGTTACCATGGTGATCGTATTGACATCTGTGGGACTGCCCACAGAGGACATAACACTGATCATCGCTGTGGATTGGTTCCT GGATCGCCTGCGTACCACCACCAATGTCCTGGGCGACTCACTCGGGGCCGGCATTGTGGAGCATCTTTCCCTTGGAGAGCTGCACAGTCAAAATACAGAGATGCACAACTCTGTCATTGAGGAGAGCGAGAAACCCTATCAGCTCATCTGCCAGGACAATGACACACTTAACCACATCAACAGTGAAACCACAATGTAA
- the slc1a6 gene encoding excitatory amino acid transporter 4 isoform X2, which produces MNEKPPTSTSLFLNEDTDKLPAADRGDLRRRIRRAMEKKASSMKERISHISSSSVKGFFKRNLFVLFTVAAVALGVILGFALRPHNLSLREIKYFSFPGELLMRMLQMLVLPLIISSLVTGISSLDSKASGKMGVRAVVYYMVTTLIAVFIGIVIVMIIQPGKGSRDSPVDKSGNIEPVQAADAFLDLIRNMFPPNLVEACFKQYKTMYKKTVHTRNVTVTLNLTDSFNVSESILNVNLSRVLHTIQETVEETVPVSGSSGGVNALGLVVFSMCFGLVIGNMKQQGQALRDFFDCLNEAIMRLVAIIIWYAPVGIMFLIAGKIVEMKNLAEVGGQLGMYTVSVIVGLLIHGLFVLPLLYFLVTRRNPYIFIAGLLQALITALGTSSSSATLPITFRCLEENNHVDKRVTRFVLPVGATINMDGTALYEAVAAIFIAQVNDMDLNFGQILTISITATAASIGAAGIPQAGLVTMVIVLTSVGLPTEDITLIIAVDWFLDRLRTTTNVLGDSLGAGIVEHLSLGELHSQNTEMHNSVIEESEKPYQLICQDNDTLNHINSETTM; this is translated from the exons ATGAATGAGAAGCCTCCCACCAGCACTAGTCTTTTCCTAAACGAGGACACGGACAAACTgcctgctgcagacagaggagACCTGAGGAGGCGAATTCGAAGGGCTATGGAGAAAAAAGccagcagcatgaaggagaggATTAGCCACATCAGCTCGAGCAGCGTCAAAGGTTTTTTCAAGAgaaacctgtttgttttgttcactGTTGCTGCTGTGGCTCTGG GTGTCATCCTGGGCTTTGCTCTACGCCCCCACAACCTGTCCCTGAGGGAGATCAAGTACTTTTCCTTTCCCGGGGAGCTCCTAATGAGGATGCTGCAGATGCTGGTGCTGCCTCTCATCATCTCTAGTCTGGTCACAG GTATTTCCTCTTTGGACAGTAAAGCTTCGGGTAAGATGGGTGTTCGTGCTGTGGTCTACTACATGGTGACTACCCTGATCGCTGTGTTCATCGGCATCGTGATCGTCATGATCATCCAGCCGGGAAAAGGAAGCAGAGACAGTCCGGTTGACAAAAGTGGAAACATTGAACCTGTTCAGGCTGCTGATGCTTTTCTGGATCTTATCAG gaACATGTTTCCACCCAATCTGGTAGAAGCCTGTTTCAAACAG tATAAAACCATGTACAAGAAGACTGTTCACACGAGGAACGTGACAGTGACGCTAAACCTCACCGACTCTTTCAATGTGAGCGAGTCCATCCTGAACGTGAACCTCAGCAGGGTGCTGCACACTATACAG GAGACGGTGGAGGAGACAGTTCCTGTGTCGGGCTCCTCTGGTGGAGTCAACGCTCTGGGTCTGGTGGTGTTTTCCATGTGCTTTGGTCTGGTCATCGGCAACATGAAGCAGCAGGGCCAGGCTCTGAGGGACTTCTTCGACTGCCTGAATGAAGCCATCATGCGACTGGTGGCCATCATCATCTG GTATGCTCCAGTGGGCATCATGTTCCTGATTGCAGGGAAGATTGTGGAGATGAAGAATCTTGCTGAAGTCGGAGGTCAGCTGGGGATGTACACCGTTTCGGTCATAGTGGGCCTCCTCATCCATGGACTTTTTGTCCTGCCACTGCTCTACTTCCTGGTGACCAGGAGGAACCCCTATATTTTTATTGCCGGGCTGCTGCAGGCACTCATCACTGCTCTGGGGACGTCCTCTAG CTCGGCCACTCTGCCCATCACCTTTCGCTGTCTTGAAGAAAACAATCATGTGGATAAGCGAGTGACACGCTTCGTCTTGCCAGTGGGCGCCACTATTAACATGGACGGCACCGCGCTGTACGAGGCGGTGGCAGCCATCTTTATTGCTCAAGTCAATGATATGGACCTCAACTTTGGCCAGATTCTCACCATCag TATCACAGCAACTGCTGCCAGCATCGGAGCAGCAGGCATCCCTCAGGCTGGCCTGGTTACCATGGTGATCGTATTGACATCTGTGGGACTGCCCACAGAGGACATAACACTGATCATCGCTGTGGATTGGTTCCT GGATCGCCTGCGTACCACCACCAATGTCCTGGGCGACTCACTCGGGGCCGGCATTGTGGAGCATCTTTCCCTTGGAGAGCTGCACAGTCAAAATACAGAGATGCACAACTCTGTCATTGAGGAGAGCGAGAAACCCTATCAGCTCATCTGCCAGGACAATGACACACTTAACCACATCAACAGTGAAACCACAATGTAA
- the tax1bp3 gene encoding tax1-binding protein 3, translating into MSFVPGQPVTVVTQRIEIQKLRQGDNLILGFSIGGGIDQDPAQNPFSEDKADKGIYVTRISPGGPADVAGLMMGDKIMQVNGWDMTMMTHDQARKRLTKKNEDVVRLLVTRKSLEEAVRHSIGSYSKQ; encoded by the exons ATGTCTTTCGTCCCAGGCCAGCCGGTGACTGTTGTTACG CAACGAATTGAGATCCAGAAATTGCGGCAAGGAGATAATCTGATCTTGGGTTTCAGCATCGGAGGAGGGATTGATCAGGACCCTGCGCAGAATCCTTTCTCTGAGGACAAGGCTGATAAA GGCATCTATGTGACCCGGATATCaccaggaggaccagctgaTGTTGCAGGTTTGATGATGGGAGACAAAATAATGCAG gtgAATGGTTGGGATATGACCATGATGACTCATGACCAGGCTCGCAAACGACTCACAAAGAAGAACGAGGATGTGGTGCGACTTCTTGTGACCAGAAAGTCTTTAGAAGAAGCTGTCAGACACTCGATAGGCTCTTACTCCAAACAGTGA